The following proteins come from a genomic window of Gimesia chilikensis:
- a CDS encoding PSD1 and planctomycete cytochrome C domain-containing protein → MRSLLLRSGLLVLAVGVTCLSLFAEADPKSKPTTTVEAGAADVGIDFNRDIRPILSNNCFFCHGPDEKHREADLRLDTKAGAFASAIVPGKLNESALIERIISTDDDIKMPPADSGKSLKPEEIELIKRWVQSGAAWQEHWAYVKPERAKLPKVKQADWPRNAIDYFVLSRLEKEGLKPSPEADRRTLVRRLYLDLLGLPPTAEEVDAFVNSKDPQAYEKLIDRLLETPEYAERMTLKWLDLARYADTNGYSIDGGRHMWLWRDWVIDAFHKNKPYNEFITEQIAGDLLPNATPWQQVATGFNRNHMITHEGGTIPEENLVNYTVDRVKTTSEVFLGLTMGCAQCHNHKYDPITMKDFYQFYAYFNRLDDRGLDGNSGINAGPKLAVKTQLSFAAEELKSLDQELAQVEQALAHPDETQLAAWVAQTKQELEQRGKDLKLHELSVVKVSDPNTRSAFEVSDEGHVLALAASGRSPSISLKVGADVDQLDGLRIVFYPNEKLPEGGIGHGKKESFPGGFILTSFAASGTAIPSDQLDLYAMLNVSKITASRSHPDYPAADCLDPRDHNGWSPAPENKQQQHLTVTFDQPYDTKDSKYITVMLVWGGGQFGGREALMAGDYQVFGMTGTDDGTIIPEAIQQILATDATDRDEKQTAALKAYYSGIAPELENLRYQRENLKERRKMLTDSFETMVMNTAKKPRETFILNRGQYDQPTEKVSMGVPGFLPGAAQQESEDRLALAKWLTSRENPLVTRVAVNRFWEMLFGQGIVSTSADFGSQGDPPTHPRLLDWLAVELYESGWNVKHIMKQILMSATYRQSSAGTPELWKEDPQNRLLARGARFRLQAEAIRDATLKVSGLLVERVGGASVNPYQPEGLWREVSHYGSSPATAQVFVQDHGEKLYRRSMYTYWKRTVPPPNMQTFDAPNREVCLVSRARTNTPLQSLVLLNDVQFVEASRKFAERIMLEGGTSPEERITFAFREALGRPPAEWELETTLAAYQRELKNYQAAPAAARSLLSQGESTSDASLNPAEVAAWTTVGSMLFNTYEFMTRG, encoded by the coding sequence ATGCGTTCCCTTTTGCTGCGAAGCGGGCTGCTCGTACTGGCGGTCGGCGTTACCTGTCTGTCACTGTTTGCCGAGGCAGATCCGAAGTCGAAACCGACGACGACGGTCGAAGCCGGTGCGGCCGATGTGGGCATCGATTTCAATCGCGATATCCGTCCGATTCTATCCAACAACTGTTTCTTCTGTCACGGTCCCGATGAAAAGCATCGCGAGGCCGATCTGCGACTGGATACCAAAGCGGGGGCGTTTGCCTCTGCGATTGTGCCGGGCAAGCTGAATGAGAGTGCCCTGATCGAGCGGATTATCTCGACAGACGATGATATCAAAATGCCGCCTGCGGATTCGGGCAAGTCACTCAAGCCGGAAGAGATCGAATTGATCAAACGCTGGGTGCAGTCGGGAGCCGCGTGGCAGGAGCACTGGGCCTACGTAAAACCGGAACGGGCAAAGCTGCCGAAAGTCAAACAGGCCGACTGGCCGCGGAATGCGATTGATTACTTCGTCCTGTCGCGACTGGAAAAGGAAGGGCTCAAACCCTCCCCGGAAGCGGACCGCCGGACCCTGGTGCGTCGGCTCTACCTGGATCTGCTGGGGCTGCCACCCACGGCTGAGGAAGTCGACGCGTTTGTGAATTCAAAGGACCCCCAGGCTTACGAGAAACTGATTGATCGTCTGCTGGAGACTCCCGAGTATGCAGAGCGGATGACGCTGAAGTGGCTCGACCTGGCCCGCTATGCGGATACGAACGGTTACTCGATTGATGGGGGCCGCCACATGTGGCTCTGGCGGGACTGGGTGATCGATGCATTCCACAAGAATAAACCGTACAACGAATTCATTACCGAACAGATTGCCGGTGACCTGTTACCGAATGCGACCCCCTGGCAGCAAGTGGCGACGGGCTTCAACCGCAATCACATGATTACGCACGAAGGGGGGACGATTCCCGAAGAGAACCTGGTCAACTACACCGTCGACCGGGTGAAGACGACGTCGGAAGTCTTCCTGGGACTCACGATGGGATGTGCCCAGTGTCATAATCATAAATACGACCCGATTACGATGAAGGACTTCTACCAGTTCTACGCCTATTTCAATCGCCTCGACGATCGCGGGCTGGATGGGAACAGCGGAATCAACGCTGGTCCCAAGCTGGCGGTGAAGACGCAGCTGTCCTTCGCGGCGGAAGAACTGAAGTCGTTGGATCAGGAACTGGCGCAGGTCGAACAGGCTCTTGCGCATCCGGATGAAACACAACTGGCTGCCTGGGTCGCCCAGACGAAACAGGAACTTGAACAGCGGGGCAAAGACCTGAAGCTGCACGAACTGAGTGTGGTCAAGGTGTCTGATCCCAATACGCGGAGTGCCTTTGAGGTCAGCGACGAGGGGCATGTGCTGGCGCTGGCAGCCAGTGGTCGGTCGCCTTCGATTTCGCTGAAAGTCGGCGCAGACGTCGACCAACTGGATGGCTTGCGGATCGTGTTTTACCCGAACGAGAAACTGCCCGAAGGGGGCATTGGTCACGGTAAGAAAGAGTCGTTTCCGGGAGGCTTCATTCTGACCAGCTTTGCTGCATCGGGAACCGCGATTCCCTCGGATCAGCTCGATCTGTATGCGATGTTGAATGTCTCGAAGATCACCGCGAGCCGATCTCACCCCGATTACCCGGCAGCTGACTGTCTCGATCCGCGGGATCACAACGGCTGGTCACCCGCACCGGAAAACAAGCAGCAGCAACATCTGACAGTGACCTTCGATCAGCCTTACGATACGAAGGATTCGAAGTATATTACGGTCATGCTGGTCTGGGGTGGCGGTCAGTTTGGCGGACGCGAGGCGTTGATGGCCGGTGATTACCAGGTTTTCGGGATGACCGGGACCGATGACGGGACCATCATTCCCGAAGCGATTCAGCAGATCCTGGCGACGGATGCGACGGACCGCGATGAGAAACAGACGGCGGCCCTGAAAGCTTACTATAGTGGGATCGCTCCCGAGCTCGAGAATCTGCGCTATCAGCGGGAGAATCTCAAAGAACGCCGCAAGATGCTGACCGATTCGTTTGAGACGATGGTTATGAACACGGCCAAAAAGCCGCGGGAAACCTTCATTCTGAATCGGGGGCAGTACGATCAACCGACCGAAAAAGTGTCGATGGGCGTGCCTGGCTTCCTGCCGGGGGCGGCTCAACAGGAATCGGAGGACCGCCTGGCACTGGCAAAATGGCTGACCTCGCGTGAGAATCCGCTGGTAACCCGGGTCGCTGTGAACCGGTTCTGGGAAATGCTGTTTGGCCAGGGAATTGTCTCGACGTCCGCTGACTTCGGTTCGCAGGGAGATCCGCCGACACATCCGCGGCTGCTGGACTGGCTGGCGGTGGAGCTTTATGAATCGGGCTGGAATGTGAAACACATCATGAAGCAGATTCTGATGTCGGCGACCTATCGTCAGTCCTCAGCGGGAACACCCGAGCTCTGGAAAGAGGATCCACAGAACCGACTGCTGGCCCGAGGTGCCCGGTTCCGGCTGCAGGCGGAAGCAATTCGGGATGCGACATTGAAAGTCTCCGGGCTGCTGGTCGAGCGTGTGGGCGGGGCGAGTGTGAACCCCTATCAGCCGGAAGGGTTGTGGCGGGAAGTGAGCCATTACGGCAGTTCGCCGGCGACTGCGCAGGTCTTTGTGCAGGATCACGGCGAAAAACTGTATCGCCGAAGCATGTATACATACTGGAAGCGGACGGTGCCGCCGCCAAATATGCAGACCTTCGATGCCCCGAACCGCGAAGTCTGCCTGGTGAGTCGGGCCCGTACGAATACGCCGCTGCAGTCACTGGTGCTGTTGAATGATGTGCAGTTCGTGGAAGCGTCTCGCAAGTTCGCGGAGCGCATCATGCTGGAAGGGGGGACCTCACCCGAGGAACGAATCACGTTTGCGTTCCGCGAAGCCCTGGGACGACCGCCGGCGGAGTGGGAGTTAGAGACCACGCTGGCTGCTTATCAGCGCGAGCTGAAAAACTACCAGGCGGCACCTGCAGCGGCGCGATCGCTGTTGTCGCAGGGGGAATCGACGAGCGATGCGAGTCTGAACCCGGCGGAAGTCGCGGCATGGACGACCGTGGGGAGTATGCTGTTCAACACTTATGAATTTATGACGCGAGGGTAA
- a CDS encoding SGNH/GDSL hydrolase family protein — translation MKQRLIPCLLLCICLITQVADAAPPPLKLKSGDRVIFLGNTMIERAQKFGRWESVFLRSFPEAKLSFRNLGWSGDTVWADSRGIFDPPAVGYQRMIKQIEELKPTLIVLGYGGNEAFAGEKGLPAFENQLHKLLTDLKSTEAKILIVSPHRYENQGAPLPDPAEHNRDLKVYADSLQQIAHKGNYYFVDLYNQLIPEPAGDPGLKWTTNSIHLTDAGYQKAAEIIAADLGLQPITLTRDVDQQVRDLTFEKNRQYFYNWRPQNITYLLGFRKHEQGQNAKELPQFIPLIEKNEAEIHSLVSK, via the coding sequence GTGAAACAGCGACTCATTCCCTGCCTGCTCCTCTGTATCTGCCTGATAACACAAGTGGCTGATGCAGCCCCGCCCCCACTCAAATTGAAATCAGGTGATCGCGTGATCTTCCTGGGCAATACGATGATCGAGCGGGCCCAGAAATTCGGCCGCTGGGAAAGCGTGTTTTTACGCAGCTTTCCGGAAGCGAAACTCTCTTTCCGGAACCTGGGCTGGAGTGGTGACACGGTCTGGGCCGATTCGCGCGGCATCTTTGATCCCCCGGCTGTCGGTTACCAGCGGATGATCAAGCAGATTGAAGAACTCAAACCAACATTGATCGTGCTGGGTTATGGCGGCAATGAAGCGTTCGCTGGCGAAAAGGGGCTGCCCGCTTTTGAGAATCAGCTGCATAAACTGTTGACCGATCTGAAGTCCACCGAAGCGAAGATTCTCATCGTCTCTCCCCATCGTTACGAAAACCAGGGAGCACCTCTGCCCGATCCCGCGGAACACAATCGGGATCTCAAGGTTTATGCTGATTCGTTGCAGCAGATCGCCCACAAAGGCAATTATTATTTTGTCGATCTATACAATCAGTTGATTCCCGAACCAGCTGGAGACCCGGGACTGAAGTGGACGACGAACAGTATCCACCTGACAGATGCGGGTTACCAGAAGGCAGCCGAGATTATCGCGGCCGACCTGGGATTACAGCCTATCACACTCACGCGTGACGTCGATCAGCAGGTGCGTGATTTAACCTTTGAGAAGAACCGCCAGTATTTCTACAACTGGCGCCCGCAGAACATTACTTATCTGTTGGGGTTCCGCAAACATGAGCAGGGGCAGAATGCCAAAGAACTGCCGCAGTTCATTCCTCTGATTGAAAAGAACGAAGCGGAGATACACAGTCTGGTCTCCAAGTAG
- a CDS encoding PVC-type heme-binding CxxCH protein: MIKSAVLFLPRIVVCFACLLTLLTGTRAWAQRDLTDIPPPDPELERKSFKVAEGFEVNLYAADPQIAKPIQMNFDPQGRLWIASSEIYPHIKPGEKANDKILVVEDKDGDGVADKTTVFADGLLIPTAVMPGDGGAYVGNSTELLHLKDTDGDGKADVRKTELTGFGTEDTHHIVHTLRYGPGGHLYFNQSIYIHSHIETPYGVRRLNGGGIWKYRPESMDLEVVMRGMVNSWGHHFDRWGQSFCTDGAYGEGINYTFPGAAFVTAVGMDRILKGLNPGSPKHCGLEILSGRHLPEDWQGNMITNDFRGHRVCRFVVTESESGYVSREQVELIKTDHVAFRPIDVKMGPDGAIYIADWYNPIIQHGEVDFRDPRRDHTHGRIWRVTYKGKPTLPRPNLVGASTEELLEYLKAPEAWTRQNAKNVLRERGRAKVEGELKTWLSKLDPQDSQYEHNRLEGLWVAECISSPQPELLKACLQAKDGRARAAAVRVAKEWKDEVPDTYALIAPLANDKHPRVRLEAIRALSAYNQPGVLNDAYQALNHPVDEFLDYALWLTTRETREIWLPQVLEGKSDLQKDPRKLTFALTAINSPEVTPVITKLIKAGQMPDSQLQSGLNLMAKFGNDKDLQQLFAHALDAKTKPAQQAAILRALAQAFQTRKVRPAGNLGKLQQLFGSKDPAVQQAAIDCAGLWKIESLQSPIRELAESGKTQAGLRNTSLFALARLGGKENQTLLLNLSQNDPSVDLRIAAIAALAEVNVKQAAAQAVSLMNGDAAPAQLSAVANIFLQRKGGVGVLVNALKGKTISKDAAIQLSRLVQSSGRGNPNLEKAIATAGGLSSSGAPQPVKLSPQEMAQLIKEIRTSGNPQRGEAIFRRENLSCLKCHAIGGAGGKVGPDIISLGGSSQPDYIVDSLLDPNKAVKENYNAVTVVTVQGKVHSGVLVRRTDSQLVLRDANDNLMNVPLDQIDDETPAASLMPVGLLDKLTRQELVDLVRFLSELGKTDAYTIGKDRVVRRWRVMKNTPEAMNAIRRTRHATAATDHPAFVWEPAYSRVDGNLPLDQLEEIGRLHVSKRARGAAFLRCELDATTAGKAVLKFNSVDGLKLWIGEKPVALQPKTEVELQKGINTLTFAVELLPERDVLRLEVEDAKDSPAQVQIVGGK; the protein is encoded by the coding sequence GTGATAAAATCAGCCGTACTATTTCTGCCTCGCATTGTCGTCTGTTTTGCCTGTCTGCTGACTCTGTTGACTGGTACCCGTGCCTGGGCGCAACGGGACCTGACCGATATCCCGCCTCCCGATCCGGAACTGGAACGTAAGTCGTTCAAAGTCGCGGAAGGTTTCGAAGTGAACCTGTATGCCGCCGATCCGCAGATCGCCAAACCGATTCAGATGAACTTTGACCCACAGGGACGGCTCTGGATTGCTTCATCGGAAATTTATCCGCATATCAAACCGGGTGAAAAGGCCAACGACAAGATTCTGGTCGTCGAAGATAAAGATGGAGACGGCGTTGCAGATAAGACGACGGTATTCGCCGACGGTCTGCTGATTCCCACGGCCGTGATGCCGGGCGACGGCGGTGCTTATGTCGGCAACAGCACTGAACTGCTGCATCTGAAAGACACGGACGGAGATGGTAAGGCGGATGTCCGCAAAACTGAGCTGACCGGTTTCGGTACCGAGGATACACACCATATTGTGCACACCCTTCGCTATGGGCCGGGCGGGCACCTGTATTTCAATCAGTCAATTTATATTCACAGTCACATTGAAACTCCTTACGGTGTGCGTCGCCTCAATGGTGGTGGCATCTGGAAGTACCGCCCCGAGTCGATGGATCTGGAAGTGGTCATGCGGGGGATGGTCAACAGCTGGGGACATCACTTTGATCGCTGGGGGCAGTCGTTCTGTACCGACGGTGCTTATGGTGAAGGGATCAACTACACGTTTCCCGGCGCTGCGTTCGTGACGGCGGTCGGCATGGATCGAATTCTGAAAGGTCTCAATCCCGGAAGTCCCAAACATTGTGGCCTGGAAATTCTGAGTGGGCGCCACCTCCCCGAGGACTGGCAGGGGAATATGATCACCAACGACTTCCGCGGACATCGCGTCTGCCGGTTTGTCGTGACCGAAAGTGAATCAGGTTATGTTTCGCGCGAACAGGTCGAGCTGATTAAAACCGATCACGTCGCCTTTCGTCCGATTGACGTCAAGATGGGACCCGACGGTGCGATCTACATTGCCGACTGGTACAACCCGATCATTCAACATGGTGAAGTCGACTTCCGCGATCCACGTCGCGATCATACACATGGTCGTATCTGGCGCGTGACTTACAAAGGCAAACCGACACTGCCCCGTCCGAACCTGGTAGGCGCCTCGACTGAGGAACTGCTCGAGTATCTCAAAGCACCGGAAGCGTGGACCCGTCAGAATGCCAAGAATGTGCTGCGGGAACGGGGCCGCGCGAAAGTCGAAGGGGAACTGAAAACCTGGCTGAGCAAGCTCGATCCACAGGACTCTCAGTATGAACACAATCGTCTGGAAGGTCTCTGGGTAGCCGAGTGCATCAGCAGCCCGCAGCCCGAGTTGCTCAAGGCCTGTCTGCAGGCGAAAGACGGACGTGCCCGGGCAGCCGCCGTTCGTGTAGCGAAGGAATGGAAAGACGAAGTGCCTGACACCTACGCCTTGATCGCACCCCTGGCGAATGACAAGCATCCCCGGGTCAGGCTGGAAGCGATACGGGCACTCTCGGCCTACAATCAGCCTGGTGTGCTCAACGATGCGTACCAGGCACTCAATCATCCCGTGGATGAGTTTCTGGATTATGCACTCTGGCTGACCACCCGTGAAACCCGTGAGATCTGGCTGCCGCAGGTGCTGGAAGGGAAATCCGATCTGCAGAAAGATCCACGGAAGCTGACCTTTGCCCTGACAGCGATCAATTCTCCCGAAGTGACTCCGGTGATCACAAAGCTGATTAAAGCGGGACAGATGCCGGACAGTCAGCTGCAGAGCGGTCTGAACCTGATGGCGAAGTTCGGGAATGACAAGGACCTGCAGCAGTTATTTGCCCACGCCCTGGATGCGAAAACGAAACCGGCTCAGCAGGCAGCGATCTTGCGGGCACTGGCCCAGGCATTTCAGACACGGAAAGTCCGCCCCGCGGGGAACCTCGGAAAACTCCAGCAGCTGTTCGGTTCGAAAGATCCTGCCGTGCAGCAGGCCGCCATCGATTGTGCCGGTCTGTGGAAGATCGAATCATTGCAGTCGCCGATTCGCGAACTGGCTGAATCGGGGAAAACACAGGCCGGACTCCGCAACACGAGTCTGTTCGCACTGGCACGCCTGGGAGGCAAGGAAAACCAGACGCTGTTACTTAATCTGAGCCAGAACGATCCCTCGGTGGATCTGCGGATTGCTGCCATCGCGGCGCTGGCCGAAGTGAACGTCAAACAGGCTGCAGCGCAGGCAGTGAGCCTGATGAACGGTGATGCTGCTCCCGCGCAGCTGTCGGCTGTGGCGAATATCTTCCTGCAGCGGAAGGGAGGCGTGGGCGTTCTGGTGAATGCTCTGAAAGGGAAAACGATCTCCAAGGATGCTGCGATTCAGCTGAGCCGCCTGGTGCAGTCGTCCGGTCGGGGGAACCCGAATCTGGAGAAAGCGATTGCTACTGCAGGGGGGCTGTCCAGCAGCGGAGCACCGCAGCCAGTCAAGCTCTCTCCGCAAGAGATGGCGCAACTCATCAAGGAAATACGGACAAGTGGAAATCCACAGCGCGGGGAAGCGATCTTCCGCCGCGAGAACCTGTCTTGTCTGAAATGTCACGCGATTGGTGGTGCCGGCGGTAAGGTCGGTCCCGATATTATCAGCCTGGGGGGAAGCTCTCAGCCGGATTACATTGTCGATTCACTGCTCGATCCGAATAAAGCGGTCAAAGAGAATTACAATGCGGTGACGGTCGTCACCGTGCAGGGGAAGGTCCATTCGGGCGTTCTGGTGCGACGGACCGACAGCCAACTGGTCCTGCGGGATGCCAACGACAACCTGATGAACGTTCCCCTGGATCAGATCGATGATGAAACGCCGGCGGCGTCATTGATGCCCGTGGGGCTTCTGGACAAGCTGACGCGTCAGGAACTGGTTGACCTGGTTCGTTTCCTGTCTGAACTGGGTAAAACAGACGCATATACGATTGGTAAAGATCGCGTGGTGCGTCGCTGGCGGGTGATGAAGAATACTCCCGAAGCAATGAACGCGATCCGCAGAACGCGGCATGCTACCGCGGCGACCGACCACCCGGCGTTTGTCTGGGAGCCGGCTTACAGTCGCGTGGATGGGAATCTGCCCCTCGACCAGCTGGAAGAGATCGGCCGACTGCACGTTTCGAAGCGAGCCCGCGGCGCTGCGTTTCTACGCTGCGAGCTCGATGCCACAACGGCCGGCAAAGCGGTTCTGAAGTTCAACTCGGTCGATGGATTAAAGCTGTGGATCGGTGAAAAGCCGGTTGCCCTCCAGCCGAAAACCGAAGTCGAACTCCAGAAGGGCATCAACACTCTGACGTTTGCAGTGGAACTGCTGCCCGAACGGGATGTACTGCGACTGGAGGTCGAGGACGCGAAAGACTCTCCGGCACAGGTACAGATTGTGGGCGGGAAGTGA
- a CDS encoding aldehyde dehydrogenase family protein, producing the protein MSTTTASELYPEVKAFLEEGTLKGVVGGKEVESAGGETFVTSDPGSGKQLAEVFSFQPGDIDMAVDVADAAFRKTGWAEMPQNERSALLHRLADAVEKHKPMIAQLEALDAGKIEAQAQGDVQNFVDTMRYFADLAQHVQRRSVLAVPQHEAWTVRQPYGACGFIFPWNFPFLLIGWGIAPALAAGNTVVIKPAEDTPMSAIYLARLAKEAGIPDGVINVVPGYGAVAGAALSGNPKLKRMSFTGSPEVGRLVAESCGANLVPVKLELGGKGAAVVFSDVDVPDTAQKLVNAITFHTGQVCCDATRWLIDENIYDHFVSECVDRLKKVQVGYQLNEDSQMGPVVNAKQHQRVLSYLEKGQAEGAECVLEGGAAEVPGYEGYYVKPALMAGSLDNVAAREEIFGPVAYLAPFKTEEQAIQMTNSTDYGLANSVWTSDLSRASRVAEAMCAGNSWINAHNVFAHGVPYAGINKSGMGGGVLSVETLFDYWRSLSVVRPL; encoded by the coding sequence ATGTCAACCACAACAGCCAGTGAACTGTATCCCGAAGTCAAAGCCTTTCTGGAAGAGGGGACGCTGAAGGGAGTCGTCGGGGGGAAAGAGGTCGAATCTGCGGGCGGCGAAACGTTCGTGACGTCAGATCCGGGATCGGGCAAACAGCTGGCAGAAGTCTTCAGCTTTCAGCCGGGCGACATCGACATGGCCGTGGATGTGGCTGATGCCGCTTTCCGCAAGACCGGCTGGGCCGAAATGCCTCAGAACGAACGCAGCGCTCTGCTGCATCGCCTGGCAGACGCCGTCGAAAAACACAAGCCGATGATTGCCCAGCTCGAAGCGCTGGACGCCGGTAAGATTGAAGCCCAGGCCCAGGGGGATGTGCAGAACTTCGTCGATACGATGCGGTACTTCGCCGACCTGGCGCAGCACGTGCAGCGACGATCGGTTCTGGCCGTTCCTCAGCACGAAGCCTGGACCGTGCGTCAGCCTTACGGGGCCTGCGGATTTATCTTCCCGTGGAACTTCCCCTTCCTGCTGATCGGCTGGGGGATTGCTCCGGCACTGGCAGCGGGGAATACCGTGGTCATCAAACCGGCGGAAGATACGCCGATGTCGGCCATCTACCTGGCTCGCCTGGCGAAAGAAGCCGGTATTCCGGATGGCGTGATCAACGTTGTGCCCGGTTACGGGGCGGTCGCCGGAGCGGCGCTGTCGGGGAATCCCAAACTGAAGCGGATGTCGTTTACCGGATCGCCCGAAGTCGGTCGCCTGGTGGCGGAGTCCTGCGGTGCGAATCTGGTGCCCGTCAAACTGGAGCTGGGCGGCAAAGGGGCTGCGGTGGTCTTCAGTGACGTCGATGTTCCCGATACGGCTCAGAAGCTGGTGAATGCGATCACCTTCCACACCGGTCAGGTCTGCTGTGATGCGACCCGCTGGTTGATTGACGAAAACATTTACGATCACTTTGTGAGTGAATGTGTTGATCGTCTGAAGAAGGTGCAGGTTGGTTATCAGCTGAATGAAGACAGCCAGATGGGTCCAGTGGTCAATGCGAAGCAGCATCAGCGGGTGCTGTCTTACCTGGAGAAGGGGCAGGCCGAGGGAGCTGAATGCGTGCTCGAAGGGGGCGCTGCTGAGGTGCCCGGTTATGAAGGTTACTATGTGAAGCCCGCGTTGATGGCCGGTTCGCTGGATAACGTGGCGGCTCGCGAAGAGATCTTCGGGCCTGTGGCCTACCTGGCTCCGTTCAAGACCGAAGAGCAGGCGATTCAGATGACCAACTCGACCGACTACGGTCTGGCGAACAGCGTCTGGACTTCTGACCTGAGCCGGGCGTCACGTGTGGCGGAAGCGATGTGTGCCGGCAACAGCTGGATCAACGCTCATAATGTGTTCGCACATGGCGTGCCTTACGCCGGGATCAACAAGAGTGGCATGGGGGGCGGAGTGCTCTCCGTGGAAACGCTGTTTGATTACTGGCGAAGCCTATCGGTGGTTCGTCCGCTGTAA